In a genomic window of Hydrogenimonas thermophila:
- a CDS encoding response regulator transcription factor has protein sequence MVKVLMIEDDEELAEILSEYLQRFNIETVNVPDPFLGLSKLETQPFDLVILDLSLPGMDGLDVCEQIRKRNDIPIIISSARNDLTDKIVGLEKGADDYLPKPYDPRELVARIKTILRRIGREKSEDSKNSAELRFDKNSRMIYFRGEPLHLTAAEYGILTYLLEHANEVVSREDLIYNVDAIHEDSSLKSIDVIISRIRHKLEDNPKQPRFIRSVRGLGYRLTP, from the coding sequence ATGGTCAAAGTGCTGATGATCGAAGATGATGAAGAGTTAGCAGAAATTTTAAGTGAATATTTACAACGATTCAATATTGAGACAGTTAATGTCCCTGACCCCTTTTTGGGGCTCAGTAAACTTGAGACTCAGCCTTTTGACCTTGTTATATTAGATCTATCTCTTCCTGGTATGGATGGACTTGATGTATGTGAACAGATACGAAAGAGAAATGATATACCTATTATTATTTCATCTGCCAGAAATGATTTAACAGACAAAATAGTTGGACTTGAAAAAGGTGCTGATGACTACCTTCCAAAGCCATATGATCCCAGAGAGTTGGTGGCTCGCATAAAGACAATTTTGCGACGTATAGGACGAGAAAAGAGTGAAGATTCTAAAAACAGTGCTGAGTTGAGATTCGATAAAAACTCTAGAATGATCTATTTTAGAGGAGAACCTCTACATCTTACAGCAGCTGAGTATGGCATTCTTACATATCTTTTAGAACATGCCAATGAAGTAGTCTCCAGAGAAGACCTTATCTATAATGTTGATGCTATTCATGAAGATAGTTCACTAAAAAGCATAGATGTAATTATTAGCCGCATAAGACATAAACTAGAAGATAATCCAAAGCAGCCACGATTTATTCGATCAGTACGCGGGTTAGGATATCGGCTTACCCCATGA
- a CDS encoding ArsS family sensor histidine kinase — protein MRRISIFVFISAIFTIAFLAAGTAFYFYGINDKYRHSQMIVQRNILFAQNILLRLDRGNAKEQIEETSKKYGMKWIKDEKKGISLLKGAKLLGRQPIPFGFIDMLEKDDRIYLLINTFGRLILFEDERYRPYNPKIVWIYFILTALLIMLIFWAIWFKLKPLKSLQRCIRKFGEGELDVHCRIEGSDEIAQVSISLDEAIGRIRMLINSRNLFIRNIMHELKTPLTKGLLTVQMLPESKQKERLERIFMRLDSTISEFGTIEQLSSGKFPLKLRPVTMEDLIDQAIDLAMIEKDRGTFDIKPQRVEADFKLLSIALKNLIDNAIKYSSDRKFHIIADETGIVVESNGNPLSHPLSYYIQPYTQGSEAISGLGLGLYIVDMIAKVHGFSFEYENKEKKNRFIIKF, from the coding sequence ATGAGACGTATCTCTATTTTTGTTTTTATCTCTGCAATTTTTACAATAGCATTTCTTGCTGCAGGTACTGCATTCTATTTTTATGGGATCAATGACAAATATCGCCACTCACAGATGATAGTTCAGAGAAATATTCTTTTTGCACAAAATATTTTACTTCGATTAGATAGAGGAAATGCAAAAGAGCAGATAGAAGAGACATCAAAAAAATATGGTATGAAATGGATCAAAGATGAGAAAAAAGGAATTTCGCTTCTAAAAGGAGCCAAGCTTTTAGGTCGTCAGCCAATACCATTTGGATTTATTGATATGCTTGAAAAAGATGATCGAATATATCTTTTAATAAACACATTTGGACGGCTTATTCTTTTTGAAGATGAAAGATATCGCCCTTATAACCCTAAGATAGTATGGATCTATTTTATATTGACAGCTCTTTTGATAATGCTGATCTTTTGGGCAATTTGGTTTAAGCTAAAGCCTCTAAAGTCTTTGCAACGTTGTATTCGAAAATTTGGAGAGGGTGAGTTAGATGTTCACTGTAGAATTGAAGGAAGTGATGAGATAGCTCAAGTATCTATTAGTTTGGATGAGGCAATAGGAAGAATCCGGATGCTTATAAATTCACGCAACCTTTTTATACGAAATATTATGCATGAGTTAAAAACGCCTCTAACAAAAGGGTTGTTGACAGTACAGATGTTACCTGAGTCAAAACAGAAAGAGAGGCTTGAGAGGATTTTTATGCGTTTAGATAGTACCATAAGTGAGTTTGGTACCATAGAACAACTTAGCAGTGGCAAATTTCCTCTTAAACTTAGACCTGTAACAATGGAAGATTTAATAGACCAGGCAATAGACTTGGCTATGATTGAAAAAGATCGTGGAACTTTTGATATTAAACCGCAAAGAGTAGAAGCTGATTTCAAACTTCTAAGTATTGCTCTAAAAAATTTGATTGATAATGCCATCAAGTATTCAAGTGATCGAAAGTTTCATATTATAGCTGATGAAACAGGTATAGTAGTAGAGAGTAATGGTAATCCTCTATCACACCCTTTGAGTTACTATATTCAGCCATATACTCAAGGAAGTGAAGCTATTAGTGGTTTAGGACTAGGGCTTTACATTGTAGATATGATTGCCAAAGTACATGGATTTAGCTTTGAATATGAAAATAAAGAGAAAAAAAACAGGTTTATAATCAAATTTTAA
- the purM gene encoding phosphoribosylformylglycinamidine cyclo-ligase, translating to MSNVSYKDAGVDIDAGNAFVEAIKPAVKSTFDSNVIGGIGSFAGAYAIPGGYKEPVMLAATDGVGTKLKLAIESKKLDTVGIDLVAMCVNDLICNFGTPLFFLDYYATGKLKVEDAKAVVEGIAEGCRQSECALIGGETAEMPGMYSEEDFDLAGFSVGIAEKSEMNRLEHVKDGNVLIALPSSGIHSNGFSLVRKLLFEKLGMKFEDEFNGKPLIDTLLTPTRIYVKTFKALKSKINALAHITGGGLVENLPRVLPDNMHAVIDTSKIKVLPIFELIGKHVEKEEMFRTFNMGVGMVLVVNPENVDNVLENSDGYIIGELKAGEKGVTLL from the coding sequence ATGAGTAATGTAAGTTATAAAGATGCGGGTGTAGACATTGATGCAGGCAATGCTTTTGTAGAAGCAATCAAACCAGCTGTCAAATCAACATTTGACAGCAATGTCATAGGTGGTATCGGCTCTTTTGCCGGTGCCTATGCAATTCCTGGAGGCTACAAAGAGCCAGTAATGCTAGCTGCTACAGATGGAGTTGGAACAAAACTTAAACTTGCTATTGAAAGCAAAAAATTAGACACTGTTGGAATTGATCTTGTCGCTATGTGTGTTAATGACCTTATCTGTAACTTTGGAACACCTCTATTTTTCCTGGACTACTATGCAACAGGCAAACTAAAAGTAGAAGATGCAAAAGCTGTTGTAGAAGGAATTGCTGAAGGGTGTCGCCAAAGCGAATGTGCATTGATCGGCGGTGAGACAGCTGAAATGCCAGGAATGTACAGTGAAGAGGATTTTGACCTTGCTGGATTTTCAGTTGGAATTGCTGAAAAGAGTGAAATGAACCGTTTAGAGCATGTAAAAGATGGGAATGTTCTTATTGCACTTCCAAGCAGCGGTATACACTCAAATGGTTTTTCACTTGTGCGTAAACTTCTTTTTGAAAAACTTGGCATGAAGTTTGAAGATGAGTTTAATGGTAAACCATTGATTGACACGTTGTTGACACCTACAAGAATCTATGTAAAAACATTTAAAGCATTAAAGAGTAAAATTAATGCATTAGCCCATATTACAGGCGGTGGTTTGGTAGAAAACCTTCCACGTGTCTTACCTGACAATATGCATGCTGTTATAGATACTTCCAAGATAAAAGTTCTTCCTATTTTTGAACTTATCGGTAAACATGTTGAAAAAGAGGAGATGTTCAGAACGTTCAACATGGGAGTTGGAATGGTTCTTGTTGTAAACCCAGAAAATGTTGACAATGTTCTTGAAAACAGTGACGGTTATATAATTGGTGAATTAAAAGCAGGTGAAAAAGGTGTAACACTGCTTTAA
- a CDS encoding MTH1187 family thiamine-binding protein has product MSALVEFAMFPTDKGESVSAYVSRIMKVFKENDIDFQLTPMGTIFECETVEDATKVINLAYSVLEPDCNRVYTSIKMDIRKGKSGRMKQKIASIQKHLDDH; this is encoded by the coding sequence ATGAGTGCATTGGTAGAGTTTGCAATGTTTCCAACAGATAAAGGTGAAAGTGTTAGTGCTTATGTAAGTAGGATTATGAAAGTTTTCAAAGAAAATGACATAGACTTTCAATTGACTCCGATGGGAACAATTTTTGAGTGTGAAACAGTTGAAGATGCGACAAAAGTCATAAACTTAGCATACTCTGTCCTTGAACCTGACTGCAACCGTGTCTATACTTCAATTAAAATGGATATAAGAAAAGGAAAATCAGGCCGGATGAAACAGAAAATTGCCTCAATACAAAAACACTTGGATGATCATTAA
- a CDS encoding spermidine synthase, with amino-acid sequence MWLTQGVVDIVKNEYKVKEKVFEQGGVEVYNSGYFGKIIVSNGKALYCEHDSMIRHEIAAHTAMCSHEEPKRVLVVDGGDGAIAAELLKHKDITIDVVERDANIVDAAKVFGCYDKALEDERVNLIIEDTVQFLGNAKDGAYDIVIINRFDEIYLNDKAVMAHVNRILSEKGLVVMDASSQLFDMAGHKEVLSAFCCEFKIVMPFRYTSMVRPGGEQWFALGSKFFHPTADVNLQRADLTDGFKWYNSDIHVSQFALPTATFNLLKAYIKR; translated from the coding sequence ATGTGGTTGACTCAGGGAGTCGTTGATATTGTAAAAAATGAGTACAAAGTTAAAGAGAAAGTTTTTGAGCAAGGTGGAGTTGAAGTATATAACTCTGGGTATTTTGGAAAGATTATAGTTTCTAATGGAAAAGCACTTTACTGTGAACATGACAGTATGATTCGTCATGAGATAGCAGCGCATACTGCAATGTGTTCTCATGAAGAGCCTAAACGTGTTCTTGTTGTTGATGGTGGTGATGGGGCTATTGCAGCTGAGTTGCTTAAGCATAAAGATATTACAATCGATGTTGTTGAGAGAGATGCAAATATTGTAGATGCTGCAAAAGTGTTTGGCTGCTATGATAAAGCTTTAGAAGATGAGCGTGTAAATCTAATCATTGAAGATACAGTTCAATTTCTTGGAAATGCAAAAGATGGAGCGTATGATATTGTAATTATCAACCGTTTTGATGAAATTTATCTAAATGACAAAGCTGTTATGGCTCATGTTAATAGAATACTATCTGAAAAAGGGTTGGTAGTAATGGATGCTAGCAGCCAACTCTTTGATATGGCTGGACATAAAGAGGTTCTTTCGGCATTTTGCTGTGAATTTAAAATTGTTATGCCATTTAGATATACTTCAATGGTTCGACCTGGAGGAGAGCAGTGGTTTGCTCTTGGAAGTAAATTTTTCCATCCAACAGCAGATGTAAATTTACAAAGAGCTGATTTGACAGATGGGTTTAAATGGTATAACAGCGATATTCATGTTTCTCAGTTTGCGCTTCCAACAGCAACTTTCAATCTTTTAAAAGCATATATAAAACGATAA